Proteins encoded in a region of the Rutidosis leptorrhynchoides isolate AG116_Rl617_1_P2 chromosome 9, CSIRO_AGI_Rlap_v1, whole genome shotgun sequence genome:
- the LOC139868873 gene encoding uncharacterized protein — translation MDIQQSFTSVAYPQANGQEEVTNRDIVAVIKARLGKHRQGWVDELQHVLWAHRKTPKDSMNKTPFSLVYGTEAVIPTKVLVPTNRITTFDEQQNDEALREDLDALEE, via the coding sequence ATGgacattcaacagtcatttacttctGTTGCCTACCCACAGGCCAACGGACAAGAAGAGGTCACTAATAGAGACATCGTGGCCGTGATAAAAGCAAGACTAGGTAAACACCGTCAAGGATGGGTGGACGAGCTCCAACATGTACTATGGGCACACCGGAAAACACCAAAAGACAGTATGAACAAAACACCTTTCAGCTTGGTGTATGGCACTGAAGCGGTTATCCCGACTAAGGTGCTTGTCCCAACAAACCGAATAACAACATTCGATGAACAGCAAAATGATGAAGCATTGCGAGAAGACTTGGATGCTCTAGAAGAATGA